The following are from one region of the Marinitoga sp. 38H-ov genome:
- the rpsP gene encoding 30S ribosomal protein S16, producing MVKIRLNRMGRRHRPFYRIVVVDSREKRSGKYIESLGFYDPLKENDTFNVNVEKAVEWILKGAQPTDTARSILSKAGVMKKVHEIKFEKKD from the coding sequence ATGGTAAAAATAAGATTAAACAGAATGGGAAGAAGACACAGACCTTTTTATAGGATTGTAGTTGTTGATTCAAGAGAAAAAAGAAGTGGAAAATATATAGAATCATTAGGTTTCTATGATCCACTAAAAGAAAATGATACATTTAATGTTAATGTTGAAAAAGCTGTAGAATGGATTTTAAAAGGAGCTCAACCAACAGATACTGCTAGAAGTATTTTATCAAAAGCTGGTGTTATGAAAAAAGTTCACGAAATAAAATTTGAAAAGAAAGACTAA
- a CDS encoding KH domain-containing protein, producing MKELLENIIKGIVKNPEKVKILEEENGDEVIFEIHVDPQDVGQIIGKDGRTIKSINTLLTAAKKDENTKFLLKVIR from the coding sequence ATGAAAGAACTATTGGAAAATATTATAAAAGGAATTGTAAAAAATCCTGAAAAGGTTAAAATATTAGAGGAAGAAAATGGAGATGAAGTTATTTTTGAAATTCATGTAGATCCTCAAGACGTTGGACAAATTATAGGAAAAGACGGAAGAACTATCAAATCAATAAATACATTATTAACTGCAGCTAAAAAAGATGAAAATACTAAATTTCTTTTAAAGGTAATTAGGTGA
- the rimM gene encoding ribosome maturation factor RimM (Essential for efficient processing of 16S rRNA) produces MAIGKISNTHGLNGELKLFPYSNEREIFNNLKDVLLYNPKTKRFLYAKFETIRKADKNYIISISGVENISSAQRYKDFIVYISKENLPTLKNKYEFYYFELLDKEVYYEDGNFVGKIVDILETGANEVLIIEKQIDRFNKEEILYPLIKDNIIKFVKEDDNIVVKRLEWYEDDTEDRD; encoded by the coding sequence GTGGCTATTGGGAAAATTTCTAATACTCATGGATTAAATGGGGAATTAAAATTATTCCCATATAGCAACGAAAGGGAAATTTTTAATAATCTAAAAGATGTATTATTATATAATCCAAAAACTAAAAGATTTTTATATGCAAAATTTGAAACTATCAGAAAAGCTGATAAAAACTATATTATTAGCATATCTGGGGTTGAGAATATTTCATCTGCCCAACGTTACAAAGATTTTATTGTTTATATATCAAAAGAGAATTTACCAACATTAAAAAATAAATATGAATTTTATTATTTTGAATTATTAGATAAAGAAGTATATTATGAAGATGGAAATTTTGTTGGAAAAATAGTTGATATATTAGAAACAGGTGCAAACGAAGTTTTGATAATAGAAAAGCAAATTGATAGATTTAATAAAGAGGAAATATTATATCCATTAATAAAAGATAATATTATTAAATTTGTTAAAGAAGACGATAATATTGTTGTAAAAAGATTGGAATGGTATGAAGATGACACAGAAGATAGAGATTGA
- the trmD gene encoding tRNA (guanosine(37)-N1)-methyltransferase TrmD has product MKMTQKIEIDVVTIFPEMFEAITKYGVLSRAIKNDIISFHAHNLRDYTKDKHKITDLYAYGGGPGMVMKPEPFFEFYDNYIKTRNKKPYVILTSPQGKTFDSNEAERLSKQKNLVFFCGRYEGIDERVMTLVDEEFSIGDFVVTGGELPSMIMIDAICRFVPGVVGDVESVKNDSFYNSLLDHPHYTKPREYRGLRVPEVLLSGNHEKIEEYRKRESIIRTIIKRPDLFIKHELNDFEKKVIVNIIRELILNEK; this is encoded by the coding sequence ATGAAGATGACACAGAAGATAGAGATTGACGTTGTTACAATCTTTCCAGAAATGTTTGAAGCTATAACGAAATATGGAGTTTTATCTAGAGCTATAAAAAATGACATTATATCATTTCATGCTCATAATTTGAGAGATTATACTAAAGACAAACATAAAATTACTGATTTATATGCATATGGCGGCGGACCTGGCATGGTAATGAAACCAGAGCCTTTTTTCGAATTTTATGATAATTATATTAAAACAAGAAACAAAAAACCATATGTTATCTTAACATCTCCTCAAGGAAAAACCTTTGATTCTAATGAGGCAGAAAGATTATCAAAACAAAAAAATTTGGTATTTTTTTGTGGAAGATATGAGGGTATAGATGAAAGAGTTATGACTTTAGTTGATGAAGAATTTTCTATTGGAGATTTTGTAGTTACTGGTGGGGAACTACCTTCAATGATAATGATTGATGCTATTTGTAGATTTGTTCCTGGAGTTGTTGGAGATGTTGAAAGTGTAAAAAACGATTCTTTCTATAATTCATTATTAGATCATCCACATTATACAAAACCAAGGGAATATAGAGGTTTAAGGGTCCCTGAAGTTCTTTTAAGTGGAAATCATGAAAAAATAGAAGAATATAGAAAAAGAGAAAGTATTATCAGAACTATAATAAAGCGTCCAGATTTATTTATAAAACATGAATTAAATGATTTTGAAAAAAAGGTTATTGTTAATATTATCAGGGAGCTGATACTTAATGAGAAATAA